The nucleotide sequence CTAGATGTACTTATCTAGGCATCTCATCTAATCTTTTTTGCAGATATGCAGGTGCCTTGGTTCCAACCCTACCCTGGAAATTCTGATTTGTtaatgtaatttttcaaaaagtcCATAAATAATCCTTTTGTATATCCATGATCAAAACCATTGCCTTAGCAGTAAATGGTGCATTAGATTCAGAGAGGCTTGAATTAGAGTCTTGATTCCTCTAAATTTTTCAGTTGAGTTACTTTGGCCATTCTTAAGTCTCAGTGAGATTCATCTACAAATTGAAGATATTATTACTCACTTTAGAGAGTTGTTCAGAATGAATGATTTAGACTTATTAAACATTGTCTGCTATTAAGTTATTATCATTATGTTATTCCTTTGTCCAGTCAAAGCACTCTTGTCATAATAATGTATATCAACTTGGTATCTGGTAATCTGATGAATACTGCCATAAGGAGTAAATGATGACTAGTTTTTCTTATTTACCTTCATTAGTGAAATTGTAATAGGGGACAAAGGAGTACTCGGCAGGAGATTGTTTTATCACATCACATTGTTGTGATATTGTTATATTGTGAGATTGTTTTATCACATCAGCCAGACTTATCTCCTGTATATAGGTTTGGCCCTGGTAGGAGAAGAAGGGGGGGAAAGGCTACTGGGACACTATGACCTTCCTAAGGGGTTTTTCTTAACCGTTTCTGTCCCAGCTTCTTCTCAAAGCTTAGCCTCACTAGCATCATCAATCCCTTCGTGTCATAACTGCATCCTGATTTACCTAGGTACTGTTACCTAAGCCCTATTTTGCCTTCCCATTTTACCTCCATTAAATTTAATTCTACCTTCTTTCAGTTTGGTTTGAGTTCAGTTGTGACTTATTTGATGATTTGTACCCCACGTCTCTACATTCCTAGGCTGTTGCTCAAGTAAAGGTCAACCTAAGTTCTAACCAACTGTCCCCCTGCGTTGTGTGGGCCCATTTCAGACCAGAGTTTTTAGCTTTTGATTATTGGGAAAGGATTACATTAGCTAATCCTTGTCCACATGGCTGTTTCTAGGCCCTCTAGTCTCCTTTACTGTAATACCAAATGGTCATAGCATATactaataataaatatacatgttaTAACTGCTAAAGTAATAGGGCATCAGTAGATTACAATAGGCTGGTTTTGTTATATGTAATAAGCACTTGTATTTATGTATAATTGCTTTGCAACTTGATAATTGAGGTTGTACTCCTTGTGATAATTTAATAACTTAATGGctttgtcagagaaaaaaaaaacctgtggagAATGTAGAATTTGAACTAGACTTTAAAGGATGGTTATACATTTTCTGTAAGTAAGGAGGAGGGACAGGGGATTCCAGTTAAGGGGACTGACATGAGCAAAGGCTTAAAGGAATGAGTGTGCAAATTTGGATCATTGAGTAggtcattttttactttttaagaggGTTCATGTAGTAGCAATAAAACTCTAGGTAGTTcagaataaaactggaaaatcctAAATGTTCAACCAAGATGTTTGAATTAGTAGGCTTTTGATATGTTATGAATTCATTGGGCTTTTTCTGGATTAGCATACACATATAATTTAGGTCTGAGATTCCCTGAGAGATTCACATACTCCTTGCATCTTGAAACACTTGGCCTAGTTCATGTAAGCTGATGACCACTGCCAGTCTCCTTTCTGCCTCAAGTGGTTGTGCCTGGTGGGGGAGTGTCAGGTCAGCAAATTTATTCTGATGCTTtagttctctctgcctgttgttcaTTCTAACCTGTGCCTGATCAGCCTCTTTTCCAGTTCTTCCTTACTAATCTCTAGGTTCCAAGTCAACAACATAAGGAGTGTCTGCTCATAAGAGTTGTGACTTCTTATTTAAAgctttctttgtatcttcttcacTCTTAAAAATATTGTTGGATCTGTATTTTGTCTATAAGATAGTTATTaactttcctgtttctcttcttttgcagACCTAGAATATCAAGACATAATGGGAGCATTTTTAGACAAgccaaagatggaaaaacataaCGCCCAGGGGCAGGGTAATGGGTTGCGGTATGGGCTAAGCAGCATGCAAGGTTGGCGAGTTGAAATGGAGGATGCACATACGGCTGTGATCGGTTTGCCAAGTGGACTTGAAACATGGTCATTCTTTGCTGTGTATGATGGGCATGCTGGTTCTCAGGTTGCCAAATACTGCTGTGAGCATTTGTTAGATCACATCACCAATAACCAGGATTTTAAAGGGTCTGCAGGAGCACCTTCTGTGGAAAATGTAAAGAATGGAATCAGAACAGGTTTTCTGGAGATTGATGAACACATGAGAGTTATGTCAGAGAAGAAACATGGTGCAGATAGAAGTGGGTCAACAGCTGTGGGTGTCTTAATTTCTCCTCAACATACTTATTTCATTAACTGTGGAGACTCGAGAGGTTTACTTTGTAGAAACAGGAAAGTTCACTTCTTCACACAAGATCACAAACCAAGTAATCCGCTGGAAAAAGAACGAATTCAGAATGCAGGTGGTTCTGTCATGATTCAGCGTGTGAATGGCTCTCTGGCTGTATCGAGGGCCCTCGGGGACTTTGATTACAAATGTGTCCACGGAAAAGGTCCTACAGAGCAGCTTGTCTCACCAGAGCCTGAAGTCCATGATATTGAAAGATCTGAAGAAGATGATCAGTTCATTATCCTTgcatgtgatggtatttgggaTGTTATGGGAAATGAAGAGCTCTGTGATTTTGTAAGATCCAGACTTGAAGTCACTGATGACCTTGAGAAAGTTTGCAATGAAGTAGTCGACACCTGTTTGTATAAGGTagttagacttttttttaagagataaaaaTGGTTTTATGTTATCTTAACTATTACTCTAGTATTTAATCATTATAGAAACTGTAGTTCTCAGACATAAATTGTTGGCACAAAATTGTAGGATACTCTTTACCAATTATGAAAATTTAGGgacttttttttagaaagaaattacCCAATATGCAAGAATTATAATCTAAATGGTCTTTTAGTAACCATGACTACCTCAGCTTTTTAATATTGTGGGAGATTATCAAAGGCAGAAAGATTATATCAGAGTGCATGTCTTAAAAGGAAAGGCATGGGGGAGGGTTAGGCCtttgtgtctaataaataaaaagtattttagaattctaatattttatttttatcacatgATGTCACCATACATTCATGGAAGTACTTTGAGACTATAGTCTAATCAATCTGTAGCAGCAACAAAGAGAATTTAGTGATCACTTGGTTTGATGTAATAAAAATAGCCTTGAACGTGGAGTCAGAAGAACTTGGTATGAGACTGAGTATGACTTCAGGTAAGCTATTTAAGCTGTCTGGAAAATCAGTTTCTGTAATTGTAAAAAAGGTAAGAGATGTTATCCGCTGTCTCATGGGGTTGTTGGGATGATCAAAGGGGTCATGTACGTAGATGAGCCAGCTTAGCCCCTTTATCTTACAGATGTGAAAGTTGAAGCAAGAGGAAGCAGACTGAAGAGGCAGGCCTTGAGTCAGGCTTACCTCTGTCTCTTTTGTACTCCACAGTCTCTGACAAATTGTTTGACCTCTCACAGCTGTTGAATGGAGCTGACAGTAGCTAACTCATAGGACTACTGAGAAATTTTTTGTCCATACTGTTCATTAActtgttctttgattttctttcctttcctctaacAAATGTTGATTTTGTAAAACTCTTCTGAGACTGCATATTTGATTTTCTCTCAACGTGCAGAAATAGAGTCATCTTACTGTTCTTTGTAGTGTTATAAGCATACTGCCAGCTCtacttaaaatcttaattaaaaatctGATCATACTTAGAAATCAGGTTTATGTAACAAATCAAGTTTATGTAACATCCAGCACATAGGCTTAAAAAAACCAATAGAGCAATGACTTAATAGTGCAAACTGTTGATTGCTGAATTTGAGGAGAGCTGAATAGTGGTACCTCTCTTTGTCCCTTTTAGTGTGCATAAAAGTAGTATCTATTTATTGGCCTTATTGTGTAGCTCTTGAGAACTAAATAGTTGTTGGCTAGATTAAAAGCTCTTTTCTTGGAGAGAATTGTCATGTTCAGACGCTAGTCAGTTTTGACTCAGCTAATACTTTATCTTGTCTgcattctccattttaaaaaattattcagtaCCCTATCACTTGCCACATTTTATACTGTTTTTCTCCAAGATTCTTTTTGATATTAAATTCTTTGTATGGTTTGCTTAAACTTAAAGTATAAGGTCAGTTTTCCCATATTGAGGAATCAAATACATAACATGTAAAAGTTAACTCTAATTCCTAATAGGGAGGGGAATATGAGGAGGCTAACATTGATTCAAGTATTTTAATTACAGCATTTTGAATAGGTGTCTTTGAAAATGAATGTACTTCCTAAAAGttaagccatttttttaaattatgaaagttaaaaaactggtttttaaattatatatatttagttttactACTAATTccgtatttatatttattatgaagCAAATTAATTggcttccaaatttattttaaatataaatttgttgAGTATACATGTAACTATAGGTCAAATCCTCtggaattttctgttttgttgattgagtgagagagagagagagagagtgtgtgtgtgtgtgtgtatttgtgttagGTATCTTCAAATTAATTAAGTAGGCAACCagtaaatgtttggtagtatttttgttttatagcatttaaaaataaaatgattgttaCAATGGAGGTTAACTTGTAGTGCTTCTCCTATCTTTTGGAGTGTTGGTTATTCTGTATACCATATACACTGTATGTGTTTGGGGGGGGGTGCCTTtccacatatgcatattttttcctcctagtatatgtatatatatatatgtatgtatatgtatatatatgtgtcatTACTAGAACAAGTATAGTTAAAATTGTCATGGCTGTAAAAGTTTTCAGGGCtttaaagaacaagaagaaagcgTAATATTTCTCCAACTTTTTTCTTCCCAGGGAAGTCGAGACAACATGAGTGTGATATTGATCTGTTTTCCAAATGCACCCAAAGTATCACCAGAAGCAGTGAAGAAGGAGGCAGAATTGGACAAGTACCTGGAAAGCAGAGTAGAAGGTGGatcatttaacaaaaaataagtagctttattaaagaaaaacctcAACACAATCAAACTTTAGTATTTTAGCATTTAGGTCTTTACATGCCTTTGACATCTAGTGTTTAGTGTACAAAAGTGGGAAAGGGCATTTCTGTAGTAACTGTTCAGATGTTTTTGATTGTCCTATTACAGTTATAGTAGAAATAAGAACTAGTGTGACCCTGTACATTCTGTTCAGGatacttttgtttaaaaaggcTAAAAAGTGTTTGTATGCTTTAAAATTCTTGATGGATTCACTGGCATGTGTAGTTTTATGCCAGGAAAGTCTGATTTGTGgtttatttaattataaacagTTTATTTATGATGGTGATAATCTGAATACCATCTTTCTGTGTAAAGCTATGTGTATGAATTTAaggtctttaggattttttttaataacttattaGGTTATTAGGAACTTCCATGTGccacagcttttaaaaatttgtttaaaactgTTTTCAAGGCTTCTTGACTAAGCCATAAACTTCCTCACCAAGACAACATAGACCTGAATAGAAGATACAGTAGGTTTCTACTTGGCAGAAATACAAATGCTGAATTAAAGCAAGAAATAAGTTGGGAATTTCAGGAATATATTTGTCATAATTCTGCAAATTACTTTGAGACAACTAGAAAGATGTTTGTAACTCTCAAGTGTAAtgcctttaaatatttgaaaaaatacagatgACCTTTTACGAAGCTACTGCTTTAAATGCTAAGTCTCCCCAGAGAATTCCATTTGGCTGCATATATGCAGTAAACTTATAGATTATGCAGTTTCTTTTAAGCAGAAAAGCTTGACATGCCTATGATAGCGTTAAAATGCATTTTGGGCTCCTAATGTCATGAATTTGCACGTTAAAGATCTAATAGCATGTAAGCATTGACCTACACACTATTATATCCTGCTGTGCctgcattattaaaattaatatgcactttaattttgttttctcccattttactGTTTGATATCAATTATAATCAGTCTGCTATTAGAATCATGATTGTTTTTGACTTTCGGTACTATCTAGAGctgctattttgtttttattgctctCCCCCACTTGATAGTGATATATCTAGTATGTGTGTGAACTGTTAGTATTTCACTCATTGGACATACTATTCACTAAGTTTGTTTTCTCACTATTACCCAAGGCTCttggaatttttatatttaaaaatcattttgatatGTTACTTATTTATAATACAGTAAAATACTTAGAATGCTACCAAGTCATATCACATTGGTTCAGACTGCTGGCTAgtggaaaaatgaaacagtaagAATATGTATTGGGATAAATTGGTATGTGGTTTATTGGCACTTTAAAGTaacttgggttaaaaaaaaaagtaacttaggtatatgttttcttactgatttaatGAAGAagtaatttagttttatttactaTGAAGCAGGATcacattttagaaatgaattaCAGCTTTTCTCTTTAGTGTACACTCTCTAAGTTTTTGGTGCAGTTCTAAATAATTGCTTTAGATACATAATTTTATGTTACAATATTAAGCTTTATATTGCTTTTTATCAAGGAAGAATTGCTACCTGAACAGAGTTTACATCAATCTCAATATTTTTGATATGTTGAAATATTATACTTGTATCATTCAGTCTGAGATTATTATGTCACAAATCaaatttcatattctttattGAGGTAGGTTTGATAAGACTGCAACTAGAAAATAAAtactatgttaattaaaattcctactatattttaaaacatagaatGTAACTATTTACATTGCAAAAGTTGTTTTACATAAAAAACACTACATTCAGCTTCCAGAACAGGCActgaacatttctttcttttttttctttatttgtttaaatacttGGCTTCAAAATTGCTGTGATCTACTAAACCTCCTTTTATTTGCTTTGAATACTTCTGGCTTCTTTGTCCATGCCACAGAAAAGAGTTTGCCTTTTTAGCTCTCCTATTACCTGTGCCCTTCAAAATACTTGACTCTCTAGGGTTGCGATTAAAAAGACTCAGCTCATAATTTAAACTACATCTCTTAAGGTCGTGGTCCATCTAAGCCAGTTTAAGATTGTACCTgtacatatatacttttaaaatcttttctgttGACTACCCAAGCTTTAAAGTTGCTAATTTGGAGATAACTGATAGGATCCCACAGATGCGGTGTGGAGGGGAGTAGGGAAGAGCAGAATGTGTTTATATGTGAGTATGGGAAACAGATCTTCTATACATATATTCTTCAGtaaaagcattcagtctttttgCAGTTCTAATTAATGTACAGTCCAAGAGCagttaaagaaatatttcattaaattcatcttgttttcctttttaaaagcaaaagaaacaatgctAGTGTAGTGTTAATGGTAAGACAGTTTAAATGTGTTGTCCCATGTGGAatagaaaatactgtttttaaagccttacattaatttttttaaagagtttgtctTCCTGTAATTTTCTTCACAATTAAAATAccctaatatatattttaataaaggagATGTAAGATACATCAAATATAGATGAATCAAGGTAATGTTTTTTAGACCTGATACTCTCATTGATTAAATTTTTCATCAGTGTTCATTTCTGTTGTATTTAGTTATCTATCCAATAATTGTATTGGCTTAGCAGAGACTGTATGTTAAGTGTATTACAGCTTTAGATTGTGAAATTGTGCAGCTTAGGTAAACATCAAAACCCTTTATTTTTGTATAGCAGATATCCAGCATTAGAACCATGTAGAAATACTAGATGTTAAAGATTATACAATAAAGGAACTTGGCAAACCAAATCTGAGATCCTTGCTTTTTGTTCGATTTaagactgtttttttaaaaaaaaataccaaaaaaaaaaaaaatcatggtaaaaTTTGGCCTTAATTCCAAAAGGACAATTTGAGCCATTTAAAGAAATATGGGTAGCAGTGTCTGTCTTTTAATATGTGGCTTTAATGAGGAATTGATATTTTGAGACTTGATCGAAGGATGGAAGATCTTTATATGCATTGTAATTTTCAAAGGTATTTACAATTTGAGAACTAGAATGATAATTTTCTTGCCCTAATGATGACAAAGAGAATTTCTTAGtataaacacttaaaaacagATAATTGAGCAAAACTTGAACTTTTAAATTACAAATACCTTTGTTATGATCTTGCATTTAGAGGAAATATGCTAAAACTCCAAGTAAAGACTTCTTATACTTGACAGTTTGAGAATTCTTTAAGTTGGTTGTACATAATTGTTGGTGTTCTGTGGTATGAAAGACAGTACGCATCTCTGTGGCAACACTGCAGATCATATCACTATCCCCATTTAATAACTGGatgttttgaaattaattttaagtgtaATGTATCTATTTACTGCTAAAGATATTTCAGACAAAAATTAAGCTGTGAGTGGTATTCAGTCATATAACCTAACCTGCACATGCTACTTAAGTATCACTTTGCGAATATAAACATAGGTAAAAATGATTTGGTTAGTATATAATCAAAAAATTCCTTTATACttaaaggagtttttttttttttcattcaaattttgaaattggttattttttttttttaatttgtgcaaAATTCAGGAAACATGTTTCTTTCTAGTCTAAAGAGAGGAGTTGACCTCCTCAAAAGTAACTAGTTTGGCATTTTAAGAATATTCTCATTTGTATACCCATATCCTTGATCATGTAATACATTGATTTTAACAtgaaatttttttcacatttttatcctgtttattttcattctttgaagTTATTCTGGAAAGCATCTCATTTGTTGTATCATTTTTTTGCATCCCTTTGTCATAAATTTTCAAAGgtcaacttgattttttttttctaataccaGCTTAGAAAATCTCAGATGTGGTAAATGCCATCTTTAAAAACCTAAGTTatctttgtttcagttttttttttaaattaaatttggacAACACTTACAAAAAAAGTACTTCTGATCCCCAGAAATCATAAAGAAGCAGGGGGAAGGCGTCCCTGACTTAGTCCATGTGATGCGCACATTAGCAAGTGAGAACATCCCCAGCCTCCCACCAGGGGGTGAATTGGCAAGCAAGTAAGTTACATTCTGAGTACTCTTAATAATTTATCTCAGTACATAAAAATGTAAGGTGTTCATTGATCAGATGTGTACTTAACCTAATTTCTgatgttttcaaaatgtttaatgtCTTCAAAATGTTTAGCCTGTGGTTCAGTGTTCTTCACTATTAATGATACATGATGCACATTTAGAATAGGTGTCAGAATGTCATTATGTGTAACTCATTATACTAAAGACTGTCTTTAGCGAAGGCTTGGGTTATAGGATAATAAATTAACACAGTGAAACAATTTTTGAAGCTAAATGACGCAGTACTACAAAATTCTgattgttgtttttattgctactattttaatttggttttgtCAGTCAAATTTGAGTACCCCAGGGATgagcctctttctcttcttccatctAGGCCATTTTTCTACATCTCTGATTTTCCCAGTGTTTTTGGTTGTTGATTCCTGGTTGGTTGGATTTTGTTATGAGGGAAGATAGGAGGGTGTATTTTTTGCCTCCTTATGTGTGCATTTCAGTTCTTAGAACTGGACTAATTTTTGTCAGATATTAAGCTTTACATCTTTATAAACCAAAGTGGagactttaagaaattttataattcaaaaaaaaaatttacgaTTCAAACATTTTTACCTCTGATATCCATATAATGGTTCCCTACTATGTTGTTTATAATCATTTCTCTAGTAATTGTTAAAATTCCTgtttgaaggttttatttcttagaaatcTTTTCATCAGTATGACCTGTGAAATGACTGTCTATGAAATTGCTTCAAATCTATTTTGGAAGTAGGGGAGGCTATAACTTACAAATAACACTACAgattgttttaataaaatgttattcagAATGTCCTAGACTTGGCAGGGAAATGTCATATTTGACATTTTAGCTTTAATAGAGTTTTTTAAAGGGGAcattacaaaaaaacaaatttaaatgtaaaatttatctaaattattttatcacAACAGTTGTTGAAATAAACT is from Mustela lutreola isolate mMusLut2 chromosome 7, mMusLut2.pri, whole genome shotgun sequence and encodes:
- the PPM1A gene encoding protein phosphatase 1A isoform X1 produces the protein MYYFRRKWVAEAVIWTKLGKSEKRRMGKRRTKGTKKEQKKGRRVIRKKERRGGHMKRIFGKKTRGTDLEYQDIMGAFLDKPKMEKHNAQGQGNGLRYGLSSMQGWRVEMEDAHTAVIGLPSGLETWSFFAVYDGHAGSQVAKYCCEHLLDHITNNQDFKGSAGAPSVENVKNGIRTGFLEIDEHMRVMSEKKHGADRSGSTAVGVLISPQHTYFINCGDSRGLLCRNRKVHFFTQDHKPSNPLEKERIQNAGGSVMIQRVNGSLAVSRALGDFDYKCVHGKGPTEQLVSPEPEVHDIERSEEDDQFIILACDGIWDVMGNEELCDFVRSRLEVTDDLEKVCNEVVDTCLYKGSRDNMSVILICFPNAPKVSPEAVKKEAELDKYLESRVEGGSFNKK
- the PPM1A gene encoding protein phosphatase 1A isoform X2, which codes for MGAFLDKPKMEKHNAQGQGNGLRYGLSSMQGWRVEMEDAHTAVIGLPSGLETWSFFAVYDGHAGSQVAKYCCEHLLDHITNNQDFKGSAGAPSVENVKNGIRTGFLEIDEHMRVMSEKKHGADRSGSTAVGVLISPQHTYFINCGDSRGLLCRNRKVHFFTQDHKPSNPLEKERIQNAGGSVMIQRVNGSLAVSRALGDFDYKCVHGKGPTEQLVSPEPEVHDIERSEEDDQFIILACDGIWDVMGNEELCDFVRSRLEVTDDLEKVCNEVVDTCLYKGSRDNMSVILICFPNAPKVSPEAVKKEAELDKYLESRVEEIIKKQGEGVPDLVHVMRTLASENIPSLPPGGELASKRNVIEAVYNRLNPYKNDDTDSTSTDDMW